From the Candidatus Dormiibacterota bacterium genome, one window contains:
- a CDS encoding TadE family protein, giving the protein MKRRRRQSGQALIEYAFLMVLLATITFAVVILAGAQLQGAFNDVTYEFNHLTDTSTLAPDGTTILSPGVTPGAGSCESGQHSELRGHKWKCRQDN; this is encoded by the coding sequence ATGAAGAGACGGCGGAGACAGTCTGGCCAGGCGCTAATCGAATATGCATTTCTCATGGTCTTGCTGGCCACCATCACATTCGCCGTTGTCATCCTGGCGGGCGCCCAGCTCCAGGGTGCCTTCAACGACGTCACTTACGAGTTCAACCACCTCACCGATACCTCCACGCTCGCGCCCGACGGGACAACCATCCTCAGCCCGGGCGTTACGCCGGGCGCCGGCTCGTGTGAGTCCGGGCAGCACAGTGAGCTGAGAGGCCACAAATGGAAATGCAGACAAGACAATTGA
- a CDS encoding HIT domain-containing protein: MQHLWAPWRMEFIKGPKPLGCFFCEAAAADGSHDAELLVVARGELALAILNRYPYNNGHLMIAPNAHLASIEDLPAATANEVMALTQRALRVLRQVLSPQGFNLGINAGKTAGAGVADHVHQHVVPRWDGDTNFMPIVADTKLLNESLTVSYQQLRAGFDRLS; the protein is encoded by the coding sequence ATGCAGCACCTGTGGGCGCCCTGGCGAATGGAGTTCATCAAGGGGCCCAAACCCTTGGGCTGCTTCTTCTGCGAGGCGGCCGCCGCCGATGGATCGCACGATGCCGAGCTTCTAGTGGTCGCCCGCGGCGAGCTGGCCCTGGCGATCCTGAATCGCTACCCGTACAACAACGGACATCTGATGATTGCGCCCAACGCGCATCTTGCGAGTATCGAAGACCTGCCGGCTGCCACCGCGAACGAGGTGATGGCGTTGACGCAACGCGCACTTCGTGTGTTGCGGCAGGTGCTTTCGCCGCAGGGCTTCAACCTCGGCATCAACGCCGGCAAGACGGCCGGGGCGGGCGTCGCCGACCATGTTCATCAGCACGTGGTGCCACGGTGGGACGGCGACACGAACTTCATGCCCATCGTCGCCGACACAAAACTCCTTAACGAAAGCCTTACGGTCAGCTATCAGCAGCTGCGTGCCGGCTTCGATCGACTGTCGTAA
- the leuS gene encoding leucine--tRNA ligase has translation MARTVTPVYDPQAIEPKWREAWKKAGLFRVTEDSSKAKFYNLVMFPYPSGPLHMGHFRNYVIGDAFARYKVMRGFNVLNPFGWDAFGLPAENAAIQSGIPPRVSIEGNIAISKHELEIMGVLYAWEREVTTCNEDYYRWTQWLFLKFMEMGIAYKQKAWVNWCPKDNTVLANEQIVNGVCWRCGTKPTKIELEQWFFRITAFAQRLLDDLSKLDRWPERVKVMQANWIGRSEGADLDFAVEGNGRLQVFTTRPDTVFGATFMVIAPEHELVRKIVTPEQRAAVDAYIERTKAETEIERLSTEHEKTGVFTGADAINPFTNERIPIWIADYVLATYGTGAIMGVPAHDARDFEFARKYQLPIREVISATPKPSARALEAAFETYDGFLVNSGPYSGLRVKDGTTKIIAEAERRGIGKGTVIYRLRDWLVSRQRYWGVPIPIIYCPDHGIVTVPYDQLPVRLPENVAFRSDGQNPLLHTPSFVNTTCPKCGKPSRRETDTMDTFVDSSWYFLRYADPNNDALPFDKRKADHWMPVEQYTGGIEHAILHLLYSRFFMKALFDAGMVSVDEPFMALFTQGMIHRNGAVMSKSKGNGITPDYIVENYGADTGRVYELFIGPPDQDAEWNDRGVDGVARFLNRVWRLVLGEEDEVVAGAPAVSSRDLMRKLHETIDKVTHDVDAFHFNTAISALMELANRMQDYLQGGGQRDDAWEATALGMTRLLGPFAPHLSEELWQRQGGEGLLVFQPWPEVDASLLRRPQVTIVVQVDGRLRDRIEMPAGAAQADAQERALRSANVARALNGRRLARAVYVPDRLINLVTE, from the coding sequence ATGGCCAGAACTGTCACTCCCGTCTACGATCCGCAGGCGATCGAGCCCAAGTGGCGCGAGGCCTGGAAGAAGGCAGGCCTCTTTCGGGTCACCGAGGACTCGAGCAAGGCGAAGTTCTACAACCTGGTCATGTTCCCCTACCCCTCAGGGCCGTTGCACATGGGGCACTTCCGAAACTATGTGATCGGCGACGCCTTTGCCCGCTACAAAGTCATGCGCGGCTTCAATGTGCTGAACCCGTTTGGTTGGGACGCGTTTGGTCTCCCTGCGGAGAACGCCGCCATCCAGAGCGGCATCCCGCCGAGGGTGTCGATCGAAGGCAACATTGCCATCTCCAAGCACGAGCTCGAGATCATGGGCGTCCTCTATGCCTGGGAGCGCGAGGTCACCACCTGCAACGAGGACTACTACCGCTGGACCCAGTGGCTCTTCCTGAAATTCATGGAGATGGGCATCGCCTACAAGCAAAAGGCGTGGGTCAACTGGTGTCCGAAGGACAACACCGTGCTCGCCAATGAGCAGATCGTCAACGGCGTCTGTTGGCGCTGCGGGACCAAGCCGACGAAGATCGAGCTGGAGCAGTGGTTCTTCCGAATCACCGCCTTTGCGCAGCGATTACTCGACGACTTGAGTAAGCTCGATCGCTGGCCGGAGCGCGTCAAGGTGATGCAGGCCAACTGGATCGGGCGTAGCGAAGGCGCCGACCTGGACTTTGCCGTCGAGGGCAACGGCAGGCTCCAGGTCTTCACCACTCGGCCGGACACGGTCTTTGGCGCAACCTTCATGGTCATTGCCCCCGAGCATGAGCTCGTTCGGAAGATCGTCACGCCGGAGCAGCGCGCCGCCGTCGACGCGTACATCGAGCGCACCAAGGCGGAGACCGAGATCGAGCGCCTCTCGACGGAGCATGAAAAGACGGGGGTCTTTACTGGCGCCGATGCCATCAACCCGTTTACCAACGAGCGCATCCCGATCTGGATCGCGGACTATGTCCTCGCCACTTATGGCACGGGCGCGATCATGGGCGTCCCCGCCCACGACGCGCGGGACTTCGAGTTCGCCAGGAAATATCAGCTGCCGATTCGTGAAGTCATCAGCGCGACGCCGAAGCCGTCCGCCAGGGCACTGGAGGCCGCGTTCGAGACCTACGACGGCTTCCTGGTCAACTCCGGCCCGTATAGCGGCCTGCGCGTGAAAGACGGCACGACGAAGATCATCGCCGAGGCTGAACGTCGTGGCATCGGCAAAGGGACCGTCATCTACCGGTTGCGCGATTGGTTGGTCTCGCGCCAGCGCTACTGGGGTGTGCCGATCCCCATCATCTATTGTCCGGATCACGGCATCGTCACGGTGCCCTACGACCAGCTGCCGGTGCGGCTACCCGAGAACGTCGCGTTTCGATCCGACGGTCAGAATCCGCTGTTGCACACGCCGTCGTTCGTCAACACCACCTGCCCGAAATGCGGCAAGCCGTCGCGCCGCGAGACCGACACCATGGACACCTTCGTCGACTCATCCTGGTACTTCCTGCGCTATGCCGACCCCAACAACGACGCGCTGCCCTTCGACAAGCGCAAGGCAGACCACTGGATGCCGGTCGAGCAGTACACCGGTGGCATCGAACACGCCATCCTGCACCTGCTCTACTCGCGGTTTTTCATGAAGGCGCTCTTTGACGCGGGGATGGTGTCGGTGGACGAGCCGTTCATGGCGCTCTTCACCCAGGGGATGATCCATCGCAACGGCGCCGTGATGTCCAAGTCCAAGGGCAACGGCATCACGCCCGACTACATCGTCGAGAACTACGGGGCCGACACCGGGCGCGTGTACGAGCTCTTCATCGGCCCGCCCGACCAGGACGCGGAGTGGAACGATCGTGGCGTCGATGGCGTGGCGCGTTTCCTGAATCGCGTCTGGCGGCTGGTGCTCGGCGAGGAAGACGAGGTCGTGGCCGGCGCTCCCGCTGTCTCGTCGCGTGACCTGATGCGAAAACTGCACGAGACGATCGACAAGGTGACGCATGACGTCGACGCGTTTCATTTCAACACGGCGATCTCGGCCTTGATGGAGCTGGCCAACCGGATGCAGGACTACCTGCAGGGCGGTGGGCAGCGGGACGATGCCTGGGAGGCCACCGCCCTCGGCATGACCCGCTTGCTGGGGCCGTTTGCGCCGCACCTGTCCGAGGAGCTCTGGCAGCGGCAGGGAGGAGAGGGGCTGCTCGTCTTTCAGCCCTGGCCCGAGGTGGACGCGTCGCTGCTCCGCCGGCCGCAGGTCACGATCGTCGTCCAGGTCGATGGTCGGCTTCGCGACCGGATCGAGATGCCGGCCGGCGCCGCCCAGGCCGATGCACAGGAGCGGGCACTGCGAAGCGCCAACGTCGCGCGTGCGCTGAACGGCCGGCGGCTCGCGCGCGCCGTCTACGTTCCCGACCGGCTGATCAACCTGGTCACCGAGTAG
- a CDS encoding ComEA family DNA-binding protein, with translation MWRAAGRGWLYRHDWQVAAALAVAILGAVGFMLWPRPLPVAVAPTAISANDVEAAQEKTVIVYVTGAVRNPGLYTLVATLRVSDAIVAAGGLTENADPACQPNLAAHLKDSMQVVVPPAGHCAKAKKAKLDINTATREQLLQVPGMDAALADAIIRFRQDYGSFTALTELKSAMGLDAATYKQLAKILMVN, from the coding sequence ATGTGGCGAGCGGCGGGCCGCGGCTGGCTCTACCGGCATGACTGGCAGGTGGCCGCTGCGCTGGCGGTCGCGATCCTCGGCGCCGTTGGCTTCATGCTCTGGCCGCGGCCGCTCCCCGTGGCGGTGGCGCCCACCGCCATCTCGGCGAACGACGTCGAGGCGGCCCAGGAAAAGACGGTCATCGTCTACGTCACGGGCGCCGTCCGCAACCCTGGCCTCTACACGCTGGTGGCAACGCTGCGCGTCAGTGACGCGATCGTCGCCGCAGGCGGGCTCACGGAAAACGCCGACCCTGCGTGCCAGCCCAACCTGGCAGCCCATCTCAAAGATTCCATGCAGGTCGTGGTGCCGCCGGCCGGTCATTGCGCCAAGGCAAAGAAGGCCAAGCTGGATATCAACACGGCGACGCGGGAGCAGCTGCTTCAGGTGCCAGGAATGGATGCGGCGCTCGCCGACGCGATCATCAGGTTCCGGCAAGACTACGGCAGCTTCACCGCGCTGACGGAGCTCAAGTCGGCGATGGGACTGGACGCCGCCACCTATAAGCAACTGGCCAAGATCCTGATGGTGAACTGA
- a CDS encoding ComEC/Rec2 family competence protein, producing the protein MLTGWTVGVMAAVLLSPLRVWLALAAGLAGAVALIDRRLALLAGLSLAAFLMGAGRATLAPTVALPAEFAGQTVSVSGIVDDDPVERKASRRLVVRLDHVLTGAGQTPAGWRIEAIVYGMTPVSYGDVVLLSGEIQVPPRFEQFDYRAYLAEQGIAGVMPSARLVRVTSHGGDALHAGLLAIRHAVIDAVDRALPEPQAALLLGVVFGYRAALPPVLQQQMIASGLIHIVVISGLKVSLLARIVHQTLGRVAPRAAPLIAVGAMSAYALLAGASAAALRAAAMGILVVIAGRLRRDSHVFVSLAFTAAVMLALKPALAADVSFQLSFAGTIGIAAMTDRIAARLAWIPPVLRDPFAATIAAEAATWPLMLANFHQLSLIGPVANALVLPLLPAVMMVGGAGALLGSLLAAAGWPLLQAAGLITSWYGVVIESLGSLPIAAITMPYFPGRWLAAAMVVNGGALAGVKLRQFFWRQRVWAVLGAAGIATVALLLIRPDGRVHVYALDVGTGSAVLVRTANGHQLLIDAGPDADKLAQAMGRALPPTARTIDTWLITGGRRVNLAAAAAVLGRFQIGSMVIADPDPWSATLRALVQQAQSSGIPVVSGNQPVAFDGVTMSLASDGRSWLIADGQALLAVVPPETSWSSLPAGVGGAIFTSGGPAVWQGPGQGFSVIQVSSSSRDGLPVRAFLRALTGAALYRTDRVGTVELIETGGAFSAAP; encoded by the coding sequence GTGCTGACTGGGTGGACCGTCGGCGTCATGGCGGCCGTGCTACTCAGCCCGCTGCGCGTGTGGTTGGCGCTGGCGGCCGGACTTGCCGGCGCCGTGGCTCTGATCGATCGCCGCCTCGCACTGCTGGCCGGCCTGTCCCTAGCGGCGTTCCTGATGGGCGCGGGCCGCGCTACTCTCGCGCCAACGGTCGCGCTTCCCGCTGAGTTCGCCGGGCAGACCGTTTCCGTTTCCGGAATCGTCGATGACGATCCGGTCGAGCGCAAAGCCAGCCGTCGACTGGTCGTGCGCCTGGATCACGTGCTTACCGGCGCGGGACAAACACCGGCTGGCTGGCGGATCGAGGCCATCGTCTACGGCATGACACCGGTGAGCTACGGAGACGTGGTGCTGCTCAGTGGCGAGATCCAGGTGCCGCCCCGCTTCGAGCAGTTCGATTACCGCGCCTACCTGGCCGAGCAGGGCATCGCCGGCGTCATGCCGTCAGCGCGACTGGTCCGCGTGACATCGCACGGCGGCGACGCGCTGCACGCCGGGCTGCTCGCGATTCGGCATGCGGTGATCGATGCCGTGGATCGAGCGCTGCCAGAACCGCAGGCCGCGCTGCTGCTGGGCGTGGTCTTCGGCTACCGTGCCGCGCTACCTCCGGTCCTACAGCAGCAGATGATCGCCAGCGGACTGATTCACATCGTCGTGATTTCCGGGCTGAAAGTCAGCTTGCTCGCGCGGATCGTGCATCAGACCCTTGGTCGCGTCGCGCCGCGAGCGGCGCCGTTGATCGCGGTCGGGGCGATGTCCGCCTATGCGCTCCTGGCCGGAGCGTCAGCGGCGGCCTTGCGCGCGGCCGCTATGGGGATCCTGGTCGTCATCGCGGGCCGGCTGCGCCGCGACAGCCATGTGTTTGTGTCATTGGCGTTTACAGCGGCCGTGATGCTCGCCTTGAAGCCGGCACTCGCCGCCGATGTCAGTTTTCAACTGTCGTTTGCCGGCACCATTGGGATCGCGGCCATGACGGATCGGATCGCGGCCCGGCTCGCCTGGATCCCACCCGTGCTGCGCGATCCGTTCGCGGCGACCATCGCCGCCGAGGCCGCAACCTGGCCGCTGATGCTCGCCAACTTTCATCAGCTGTCGCTCATTGGCCCGGTGGCCAACGCACTTGTCCTGCCGCTGCTCCCCGCGGTGATGATGGTTGGCGGCGCCGGCGCGTTGCTCGGCAGCCTCCTGGCGGCGGCGGGCTGGCCGCTGTTGCAGGCGGCCGGGTTGATCACCAGCTGGTACGGGGTGGTGATCGAGAGCCTGGGCAGCCTTCCGATCGCCGCGATCACCATGCCGTACTTTCCGGGACGCTGGCTCGCCGCGGCCATGGTCGTCAATGGCGGTGCGCTCGCCGGCGTGAAGCTGCGTCAGTTCTTCTGGCGACAGCGAGTCTGGGCCGTGCTGGGTGCCGCCGGCATCGCGACCGTGGCCCTGCTGCTGATCCGCCCCGACGGACGCGTGCATGTCTACGCGCTCGACGTCGGGACCGGGTCGGCCGTCCTGGTGCGAACCGCGAACGGCCACCAGCTGCTGATCGACGCCGGGCCTGATGCGGACAAGCTCGCCCAGGCCATGGGACGCGCGCTGCCACCAACGGCGAGGACGATCGACACCTGGCTGATCACCGGGGGCCGGCGCGTGAATCTTGCGGCGGCGGCCGCGGTATTGGGCCGCTTCCAGATCGGCTCGATGGTTATCGCCGACCCGGATCCCTGGAGCGCGACGCTTCGCGCCCTCGTGCAGCAGGCGCAGTCTTCCGGCATCCCGGTTGTCTCTGGGAACCAGCCGGTCGCTTTCGACGGGGTGACGATGAGTCTGGCCAGTGATGGACGCAGCTGGCTGATTGCCGACGGGCAGGCGCTCCTCGCGGTGGTGCCGCCCGAAACGAGCTGGTCATCGTTGCCGGCCGGCGTCGGTGGCGCGATCTTTACCAGTGGTGGACCGGCCGTCTGGCAGGGACCCGGTCAGGGATTCAGTGTCATCCAAGTTTCATCGAGCAGTCGTGACGGCCTCCCCGTGCGCGCCTTCCTGCGCGCCTTGACGGGCGCGGCTCTGTATCGCACTGACCGCGTTGGCACCGTCGAGCTAATCGAAACCGGAGGTGCGTTCAGCGCAGCACCGTAG
- a CDS encoding antibiotic biosynthesis monooxygenase, whose translation MAGQIVRVWKGYGTQAGVDRYCDEHFPSSVLPHLRTMDGFVDARVLTRPGRNETELVVATIWDSIDAVKAFAGDDYEHAVVEPVVRDLLNRFDDRATHFTVALAASTR comes from the coding sequence ATGGCCGGTCAGATCGTTCGCGTCTGGAAGGGATACGGGACCCAGGCCGGTGTCGATCGCTACTGCGATGAGCATTTCCCAAGCTCCGTGCTGCCGCATTTACGCACCATGGATGGCTTTGTCGACGCCAGGGTGCTGACCCGACCAGGCCGAAACGAAACCGAGCTTGTCGTCGCGACGATCTGGGACTCGATCGACGCCGTCAAGGCGTTCGCCGGTGACGACTACGAGCACGCCGTCGTCGAGCCGGTCGTCCGCGACCTTCTGAATCGCTTCGACGATCGCGCCACGCACTTCACGGTTGCGCTCGCAGCCTCGACGCGCTAG
- the msrA gene encoding peptide-methionine (S)-S-oxide reductase MsrA, which translates to MARVSPEQFADPVVDAALADKAGQGRAILAGGCFWCVEAVYKNLEGVSSVKSGYAGGTKETADYETVSSGTTDHAESVEVVYDPSRISYGQILKVFFAIAHDPTQLNRQGPDTGRQYRSAIFYTDSEQQRVAQAYIDQLNKAHVFDQPIVTEVVPLEAFYQAETYHQDYAARNPLNPYIVFNAQPKVRKLRSYQEAKEKIGKR; encoded by the coding sequence ATGGCACGCGTATCACCGGAACAATTCGCGGATCCCGTCGTCGACGCCGCGCTCGCTGACAAAGCCGGCCAGGGCCGGGCGATCCTGGCGGGCGGCTGTTTCTGGTGTGTCGAGGCCGTTTATAAGAACCTCGAGGGGGTCTCCTCGGTGAAGTCCGGCTACGCGGGTGGCACCAAAGAGACGGCGGACTACGAGACCGTCTCGAGTGGCACCACCGACCATGCCGAGTCCGTCGAGGTCGTGTATGACCCCAGCCGGATCAGCTATGGCCAGATCCTGAAAGTCTTCTTTGCCATCGCGCACGATCCGACACAGCTCAATCGTCAGGGGCCCGACACCGGGCGCCAGTATCGATCGGCGATCTTCTACACGGACAGCGAACAACAGCGCGTCGCTCAGGCCTATATCGACCAGTTGAACAAGGCCCATGTCTTTGATCAGCCGATCGTCACCGAGGTCGTGCCGCTGGAGGCCTTCTACCAAGCCGAGACCTACCACCAGGACTATGCGGCGCGCAACCCGTTGAACCCGTACATCGTTTTCAACGCGCAGCCCAAAGTGCGAAAGCTGCGCTCGTACCAGGAAGCGAAAGAAAAGATCGGCAAGCGCTAG
- a CDS encoding DNA-3-methyladenine glycosylase 2 family protein, with product MTDKPLAALKASDPKMARLIEATEPVDATAWRRARPLGNPFSVLVYSIIGQQISGFAARAIAGRLTERFGDRMPSPAELLALDPSDLKSVGLSQRKVEYLRSLAEHIISGELQVDHLDRLSDDEVRAQITASRGLGRWTADMFLLINLERPDVLPIGDLGIRSAVQRLCRLDHLPTPGEVDAIGEKWRPNRSLASLYLWASTRQAPKPAKAAKPVRQSRPTRRSPSRRTAD from the coding sequence GTGACGGACAAGCCACTGGCTGCGCTGAAGGCCAGCGACCCGAAGATGGCGCGCCTCATCGAGGCGACGGAACCTGTCGATGCCACGGCCTGGCGCCGTGCGCGGCCGCTCGGCAATCCCTTCAGCGTGCTCGTCTATTCGATCATCGGCCAGCAGATCTCGGGATTCGCGGCCCGCGCCATCGCCGGCCGGCTCACCGAGCGCTTCGGTGACCGAATGCCGTCCCCCGCGGAGCTGCTGGCGCTGGACCCCAGCGATCTCAAAAGCGTCGGGCTGTCTCAGCGGAAAGTTGAGTACCTTCGGTCGCTGGCCGAGCACATCATTTCGGGCGAGCTCCAGGTCGACCACCTGGACAGGCTTTCCGATGACGAGGTGCGCGCCCAGATCACGGCCAGCCGCGGGCTCGGGCGTTGGACGGCGGATATGTTTCTGCTGATCAACCTCGAGCGACCCGACGTTCTCCCGATTGGCGACCTCGGGATTCGGTCCGCGGTTCAGCGCCTCTGCCGGCTGGACCACCTGCCCACGCCAGGCGAGGTCGATGCGATCGGCGAGAAATGGCGACCGAACCGCAGCCTGGCGAGCCTGTACCTTTGGGCATCGACCCGGCAAGCGCCGAAACCCGCTAAGGCGGCGAAGCCGGTGAGGCAGAGCCGCCCGACCAGGCGAAGCCCCTCGCGTCGGACCGCCGACTAG
- a CDS encoding DUF2255 family protein: MRATSTDLLRRLAESDEIEIETRRDSKSPVHRTTIWIVPTSRGVYIRSVYVKGRWYQEALANRNVTIRVGRRKVAARVQRVSDGSLIRAVNAGIREKYGERWPNDARSFVRLSRRHTTLRLTPQ; the protein is encoded by the coding sequence ATGCGGGCGACATCGACGGATCTACTTCGAAGGCTCGCGGAAAGTGACGAGATCGAGATCGAGACGCGCCGCGACTCTAAATCACCAGTGCATCGGACGACGATCTGGATCGTGCCGACTAGCAGGGGCGTCTATATCCGGTCCGTCTACGTGAAGGGACGCTGGTATCAGGAGGCGCTGGCGAATCGAAACGTCACAATCCGGGTCGGCCGGCGCAAAGTGGCGGCCCGAGTCCAGCGCGTGAGCGACGGTTCGCTGATTCGTGCCGTCAATGCCGGCATCCGTGAGAAATACGGCGAGCGCTGGCCCAACGATGCCCGATCGTTCGTGCGGCTCTCGAGACGGCACACCACCCTGCGCCTTACCCCGCAGTAG